TTGCTGTCGCAGATCTGCACAACTTCACAACCAAAAATTCTgaggtatttattttttactcagtttttttcttttttttaaaaaacatgattAGATTTGTACTAACTTCTTATTGGAAAGTGTTGAACTTCTTCATTTTTTGGACAAAagaagacaaaaaacaaaaacaaaaaactgtttCTTCATTGGTAACAAAGTAAGATTGCAGTTTTGTCTCTTTAAAATGagatttattaaatatagcATGATTTGACTCTCAAATAACCACTAGACTGTGTTTGAGGGTTTTGCCTTGAGCTACATGGCACATTTTTTGgttatttctctctttctcatttCACAGCTGAAAAAGTGCTTACACAACATTGCTAAGGGGAAGGCTTGGTTCATAGCACCTTGCAATCATTTCCTGGCTATAAGGGACGCAAAATAGACAACCTAAGTCACATTTGTTGTCGCAGATCTGCACATCTTCACAAGCAGAAAATCTGAGaggtattttatttattattattattcattttgatAGATTTTCTTTTAAACATGATTAGAGTTGTACTAATGTTTTATTACAAAGTGTtgaacttaaaaaaagaaagaaaagaaaaaaataatcataatttcTTCCTTTTgtgaacaaacatttttaaaaaaacccaaacaacaaaacaatccTTACAATAGTATGGTAACAAAGTAATATTgcaatttttgtctttttatagCATGATATGACTCTCAAATAACCACCAGACTGTGTTTGAGGGTTTCTGCCTTGAGCTACTTTGCATATTTTCTGTAATTTCTCTCTTTCTTATTTCACAGCTGAAATGGAGGAGGGTGACTATGTTGATTTTTTCTCTTTTGACTTTTCTAATGAATCTTTCTCTTGTGAGGGCACTGAAAACTGCACCGATATAGAGTTCCCCAATGAAATACAAATGTCCGTGATAGGTCTCAAGCACTGGATCGCTCTGGTCTGCTACAGCATTGTGTTCCTGTTGGGCGTTCCTGGGAACGGTCTGGTAGTGTGGGTGACCGCGTTCCGAATGCCGCACTCCGTGAACGCACAGTGGTTTCTAAATCTGGCCATCGCGGATCTGCTGTGCTGCTTGTCGTTGCCTTTTATCATGGTGCCGCTCGCCCAGGACCAACACTGGCCTTTTGGTGATTTGGCTTGCAAATTATTCAATGGTCTGTTCTACATGATGATGTACTGCAGCGTTCTGCTCCTGGTTGTGATCAGCTTGGACCGTTTCCTACTGGTGACCAAACCAGTGTGGTGCCAGAACCACAGGCATCCGAGGCAGGCCCGTTGCGTCTGTTTCGTCATCTGGATTCTCGCTCTCCTTGGAGGTTCTCCTCAATTTGCTCACATGGAGACAGATAGAAGAGAGACTAAAATATTGTGCGTTAGCATCTACAGTAGCTTAGGTCACGCATGGGCCGTAACCCTTACCCGCAGTTTTCTGTCTTTTCTGCTGCCTTTCCTGATCATCTGCGCCAGCCATTGGAAGGTTTACCACATGATGAGATCCGGGCGAGGACAAAGAGGAAGCGACAAGTCGGGCCGGACGCTGCGTGTCATCCTGGCATTGGTGCTTAGCTTCTTCCTATGCTGGTTTCCCATACAGATCGTGGATCTTCTGCTGTTGATTTTTTACAGAGAGTCAGGAAGATTTGAAGCCAACCTGCGTCTGGCCCATGTGCTGACCCTCTGTTTGGCTTACATTAACAGCTGCCTGAACCCGCTGCTCTATGTGTGCCTTGGCcggggtttcaagaaaaatctgGTTAGCTCTCTGCGAAGTGTGCTCCACTTCGCATCCGAGGCACCGACCAATCGAACCACCATGACTGCAAACAGTAAGTCAACCACAGACGGCATGTTCAGAGAGAAGCCCGTATGAGATCTTTGCCTGGACAAGTGGATCCAAATCCCAGTCTTCAAATACCGCTCTCCGAATAATTTCTATGTTTCTATGTCtacatttcaatgttttctttattttatatcacTTATGATAAGAAGTGTTTTTGATAAAAGGTGCAGTAAAGCGAATTCTGAGTGGATCAGACTGAGCACTAAAACACACTattagccaatcagcagtaagggcgTGACCACTTATGAGGGGGGAGGAGCCTGTGTTGCATAGAATGTTCTTGAAATTGGGGGCGGAGCTATCAAGATAGGAGTGTGATCCTTTTAGGTAGGacgtgtttgttttggtgatttcaaatatcaacagcatttctcagaaatcgcttactgcacctttaaggccTGGGTGGCATTCTGTCTAGGGATTAAAGTCgcaatgaaacagaagttgcgatTGTCTTTCCTTTCCTTATTTTGAGATATATTTGAGTTAAATGGCTTCTCGAAGGGGTGGGGGATTTGTTATTGGTTAATCTCATGTGAGAGACAGGTTGTCCCATCCTCGCGCTAGTAAACACATCATCGACACGTAAAGAGATGcagctgcaagagggagggggagTTATTATGATTCACTGGCACaagaatgaatatatatatatttaaaatgtacttgcATTCATTAGTATCAAAACTCAATATTTAGCATGTAACATATGAATAGCCTTTTCACCGACACAACTGAAATGCTGTGCTCTTTGTTTTAGATACAAATGAACTATtgaaataatttgtttataaaagcagacaaaaacacatttacgtTTTTTTCTGCTTTTACAAAGTTGTGGGGTTAATGTACCACAacgaaataaatgttaaaaaatatcaaaGGTACAACTATAACACTTAAACtttgtatgtgttttatatatttgaagTTGAACTTGCCAGGCAAGTTGTTTTGTCCTTTGAGGTAGTAAAATGCCTGCTGCTCATTAGCTTGACTAACCATTAGAGGTCAGTAAAGAGAGACTTTGTTAAAGTGTCATACTATTGGGTAGTGCTGTGATTCCCAACCATCACATTACAAACATTTGAGTTTTGTGGCTTTTGGTCTCTGTATGTTAGCTTTGAGACCACATAGTGTACGACTAAAAGTTcactattgaacattttttttgtcttctagaaaacatgaaacaaaataGAGTGATGTGTCATTGCATTGCACAGATTTGTGTCCAATCAGATGCTTAGAATGTGAATGCCCTTCTCACTCATATCACCTGAgctgagtaaaaaaaaaaaaaaaaaaagggtctgCCCAAACTTTCAAGAGGACAAAAATTTCAACAGGAAATAAATTGCAAATTCATGCTCAACAAGGTAGTTTTTACTAAGTAAAGCATTATTATGGTCTCTCATAATGGATATCATAaattataatactgtatattattatCCCTCATATTATGCAGTAAAATAGAAGTTCCAACCACATAATGTGTGATATTTAGTGACCATTTGTGTGGGTacaaatggggaaaaaaaagaaaatgtaaaaaaaaaaaagtaaatgattTGATAAAAGTGAGTCAGAAAGCCTTTGCTACAACATTTCAGAAGTAAAATTTTGTCTGGATATGGTTTAGCAATGTTTCTAACTGCACAACAAGGCAGCTAAATATAACAGCACACCATGGCAACTGAGAACAATACAGAAAGTTGAGCAATGACCAGAAATCATATGCCTTATAACCTCTCCTGCTCTCCTGTTGTGTATTATATGAAGTGTATTACAattttgtttgagtttgtgtcTGTAGCATATGCATTTCACTGATTATCAGAAGTCATTTGTACATATAATCTGCTTTTTGCATCTTGTTTAACCATTTCTgtataaatattgaaaatatgaaataaagatACAATTTTAAACACCCATCTGATGATACTTTTTTCCATATACATTGGTACAACTAGAAAGGGCCCTATATGACTCTGGGATAATTAATCGGTCAAGTCCTATATATGTAGTGGATGTAAAAATACATTAGCTTTATTATTTCAAATCATACCCATGGACTAGTTTGAGACGATGGTTGATGAATAAATAAGAGTTTATTAACAACATGCAATGAGCAGGAACATTTTCAAAGACTACATGAAAATCTTGAAAATACACTGCAGGCATGAGATCAAAGATGCTGAACTAATACATTTA
The Megalobrama amblycephala isolate DHTTF-2021 linkage group LG19, ASM1881202v1, whole genome shotgun sequence DNA segment above includes these coding regions:
- the c5ar1 gene encoding C5a anaphylatoxin chemotactic receptor 1, with protein sequence MEEGDYVDFFSFDFSNESFSCEGTENCTDIEFPNEIQMSVIGLKHWIALVCYSIVFLLGVPGNGLVVWVTAFRMPHSVNAQWFLNLAIADLLCCLSLPFIMVPLAQDQHWPFGDLACKLFNGLFYMMMYCSVLLLVVISLDRFLLVTKPVWCQNHRHPRQARCVCFVIWILALLGGSPQFAHMETDRRETKILCVSIYSSLGHAWAVTLTRSFLSFLLPFLIICASHWKVYHMMRSGRGQRGSDKSGRTLRVILALVLSFFLCWFPIQIVDLLLLIFYRESGRFEANLRLAHVLTLCLAYINSCLNPLLYVCLGRGFKKNLVSSLRSVLHFASEAPTNRTTMTANSKSTTDGMFREKPV